In Bacteriovorax sp. Seq25_V, the genomic window ATCGAGGACTCAATTGGCATTTTATAGACTGAGATACCAAATTTATACGTGAAATTTTGAAGGTCTTGTAATGGAATCATTACTGGGGTGATTTTCTTATCAAAGTAATGGGCATAGGTTGTCATGTCTTCGAGACTATCTCGTTCTGGATCAACTCCAATAAAAAGAAAAGTAATTCGATCTTTCTCTTCTTGAGTGAGTTCTTTGAAAACTCTCGACATGAGACTAAGTGTTGTTGGGCAGGCTTCGGGACAAGTCAGAAAGCCAAAATATAAAATGACAAGTTGTTCTTTTTTCCTAAGTTCATCGAGCGTAATCTGACCTGTCGGTGTTGTAAGTGAGTAGCTGTTTGGATTAAAGTCGCGGCCAGGTTCGAGCTTTAAAATTGAAAAGCTAATTCCACCGATGAGGGTCATTGCGAAGAGTAGATATTTCAGATTTCCTAACATTTTTTCATCTTACCTTTTTGTTGTGGCTATGGGGATGCATCAAATTGTTGCATATAAAAATATATCGGGGTGGTGAATGTCCACAAGAATGGTATCCATTCCCGCAAGCTTTGCTCCTGTCAGGCCAATATCGCCATCATCAAGGAAGAGACACTTATTCATTTGAACTCCTAGGCTCTTGCATGCAAGCTCATAAGGTTCAGTACTATCTTTACCTTTTTCAGTGTCATCAGAGCATACTACAGCTTGGAAAAAATGATCTATCCCTAATTTGGGAAGGAGCATGTCAACAACTTGATGACTACCTCCAGTAATCGCTGCCATAGGAGTTTTTCCATAGTAATTCTTCAAAATACTAACTACAGGATCAATGAGTTTTACATTTGGAAGATTTTGAAGGTAACGGTTTCTTTTTTCTGTCGCTAATTTATTTGGATCGAGCTGTACTTTGAATGTTTCGTTAACGATTCTAACAATTCTTGTGCTCGCCATCCCAGTAGTCTTTTTTAGAAAATCAAAGTCCACTGTCACACCATAATCTCTAAAAGTGTCGACCCATGCTTGATCGTGTATTTCTACGGAGTCGACAACTGTTCCGTCGAGATCAAAGAGGAGTGCATCATATGAATTGAGGTCAAAATTAAGAAGTTTCATTCTTTTAATTTATAGAATCTTTCTCGTAAGGGCAACTTTACGAGTCACTTTGAGCCAAATATTATCACTCCGATCTTGCTTCTTAGAGCTTTGCAATTTTCACTGAGACAGTTAAATCTAAAGAGCGTTTTCTTTGTCTCTTAAGTGCAATGACATTAGAATAGCTGTTATAAGTAGGGACAGGCTATTTGCAGCGAGTCTTTCTAATGGCTTCTAAAATTTCTGGATAAGAATTGTAAACATCAGAATTTATCGAGAGATATTTTTTCACGCCTTCAATTCTCTCACACAAAATATGGGCATCTTTGAGAATTTTAATATGGTGAGAGAATGTTGCCTTTTGAACACAGTACTCGAAAGAGCCACAAGTCATCTCTTGATTTTCAGCATTTAGAAGCTGTTTAATTACACTTAGCCTAATGGGATCACCCAAGGCCTTCATGATTTGATCTAATGGAATTTTATCAATTTTTTTCATTGTTAGATATATATCTAACAAAGTTCTTGCATTAAAGCAAATACAGGCTTATTGTTAGACATCTATCGAACAAAGAGGTTCATATTAATCAGCAATTTTTATCGAAAAAAACAATTTTCCTCCTTGCCCTAACTGTAGGTGCTCTGGCCGCTAATCTTTATTATGCTCAGCCAATTATTGCACTAATTGCAGATTCTGTAGGCTTTTCTGTTTCGGCATCAGGTTTAATTGTGACACTAATTCAAGCGGGCTACGGAGTAGGGGTTCTCTTACTTGTTCCTCTTGGAGATATTATGGAAGTGAAGAAACTTGTTCTTTCGATGATTGTAGTCACAATCTTTGGAGTTATAGGTCTTGCCTTTGCTGGTGATATCTATTCATATTTACTGGCCGCTCTCGTCACTGGACTAGGAGCGTCTGCTGCACAGGTTGTTGTTCCATATACATCACACTTAGTTGAGCCGCAAAGAAGGGGACAAGTTGTTGGAACACTGATGAGTGGGCTAATGATTGGAATTATGCTTTCTCGACCTCTTTCAAGTTATCTTACTGACCTCTTCTCGTGGCATACGATCTTTATTGTTTCAGCAGTGATTATGGTTCTTGTAATGATCGCACTTGCGACCGTAATGCCTAAGAAATATCCAGATAAGAAAGATCTAAAATATCGTAACCTTTTGACGTCTATGTATCACATTTATAAGACAGAAAAAATTCTTAGACGCCGCTCAATCTATCAGGCGTCGATGTTCTCTGCATTTTGTATTTTTTGGACGGCCAGTCCGCTCTACTTGATGGGCAGTGATATGGGATTTACTCAAACTGAAATTGCAATCTTTGCACTCGCAGGTGTTGCAGGCGCAATCGTTGCACCACTTTCAGGGAAAGTTGCGGATAGGGGTCATATTAGTATGGGAACGGTCGTGGCGATGTCGAGTGCAAGCTTAGCTTTTTTACTCGGGCACTTACACTTTGCTGATCGCAATATTGTATTTGGACTACTTGTTTTCTGTGCCATCTTGCTTGACGCTGGAGTTACTGCAAATCTCGTTCTAGGTCAAAGAGTTATATTCTCTCTACCTGCTGAAATTAGAAGTCGAGTGAATGGGCTACATGTTGCAACTATTTTTATCGGAGGGGCGATTGGTTCAGCTCTTGGCGCATGGTCTTTTGTTAAAGGTGGTTGGCCACTAACTAGTATGGTGGGCTTCTCTCTGCCTGTTATAGGGCTTTTATACTTTTTAACTGAATCAAAAATATTAAAAGAAGAAATTAAGCATAAACTTGCACATAATTAATGGAGGAAATATGAGTCAACTTTTTACAAAACTAAAACTAGGTGATCTCGAATTAAAAAACAGAATTATCATGGCGCCACTAACTCGTGCTCGTGCTGGAGTTGAAAGAACTCCAAATGATTTAATGGCAAAGTACTACGCTCAGCGTGCTGATGCAGGATTGATTTTAACAGAAGCAACTTCAATTGTACCAATGGGCGTAGGTTATGCAGATACTCCCGGAATTTGGAATGAACAACAAGTAGACGGATGGAAGAAAGTTACAAAAGCTGTGCATGATAAAGGTGGAAAAATCTTTATGCAGCTATGGCACGTAGGAAGGATTTCACACTCTAGTTTTCTTGGAGGAGAGCTTCCTGTTGCACCTTCTGCAATCAAGCCCTCTGGTCATGTTTCTCTCATTAGACCAATTACAGAATATGAGACGCCACGCGCTTTAGAGACAGAGGAAATTAAAGAAATAGTAAAGGCCTATGAAGTGGCCGCAAATAATGCAAAAGATGCAGGTTTTGATGGTGTGGAAATACACGCGGCTAACGGATATCTTCTTGATCAATTCCTGCAAGATTCAACGAATAAACGAGAAGATGAATATGGTGGAAGTTTAGAAAATAGAGCAAGACTTCTTCTTGAAGCAACTGATGCCGCTATTTCGGTATGGGGCGCGGATAGAGTTGGGGTTCACCTTGCTCCTCGTTGCGATAGTCATGATATGGGAGATTCAAACCCTCTTGAAACTTTTGGATACGTTGTAAAAGAACTTGATAAACGTAATATCGCTTTTATTTTTACACGTGAACATCAAGCAGAGGATAGTATCTCTCCTAAGCTTCGAGAACTTTTTAAAGGTGTCTTTATTGCTAATGAGAAGTTTACTAAGGAGTCTGCTGAGCAGGCCATTGAATCAGGTCTTGCAGACGCTGTTTCATTTGGAGTTCCTTTTATCTGCAATCCTGACCTGGTTAAGAGGTTTGAGACTGGAGCTAAGTTAAATGAGCCAGTTTATGATACTTTCTACGCTAAAGGTGAGCTTGGATATACTGATTATCCCGAGCTTTAGTCTGTAGATATTACAATTTACTAGAGGGATTACGATCATATGCTATAACTCCTTAAACTTTATTTGGGGGACATATGAAACTAATTCCTTTAGTGTTTGCACTAATTTCATTCAATTCATTTGCAGATTCATTTGATTTCAAATGTACGGCATCTGATCTCGTCTATGTTAATACATTTTCGATGCAAGGTTCACTTGATACTGAAGATGGAACAATTACATATGATGTTCAAACTAAGCGAGCAGGTCAAAACGGAGCTTTTACATCTCTTGAGAATGTAACTCGTGATGCAAAATTTCAAATGCTAAGAGATACAGTTACAGATGATTTTATGGCCTACCGTGCTCTATCTGTTGATCAGAGTGATGATCATGTTTATGTAAACCTTCTTTTAAATTACAAAGGAAAGTTAGCTTCTAAAATTAGAGATGCAAAAGGTGTTGAATACCGTGCAGACTGCGAAGCACTTTAAGATTTTAATGTTTAGTGATGGGCCTATAGGGGCCCATTTTTTTTAGAAATTTATTTTCCTCGTGAGTAACTGATAGTACATCACCCAATCGCCAATTAGACTATACACTGGGTAAGTGAATGTCGCTGGTCGATTCTTTTCAAAGAAAAAATGTCCAACCCATGCAAAACCATATCCTGCTATTGGAAGAGAGAATAAAGCTTTATATGTTTGTGTTGAGATAGCAAAAACTAATATTACGAGAACAACCGTAGAGCCTACAAAGTGTAGTACTCTACATATTTTATTCTCATGTTGAGAGAGATAGAAAGGATAGAATTCTTTGAAGTTCTTATATTGTTTTTCCATGCTTACATTTTAACATAGTTTCTTCTCGCGACTTGCAGCTTTTTGTAGCTATCAATGAGCATTTGATGCTTTTCAAGACCTTCTAGCTTCATATTTGTTTCTGTAAGTCCAAAGAATTTAATCTCACCACTAACTGACTTTGTTGTATTACTTATTACTTCAGCTCCAAACATACGAGTTAAATTTGGAAGATAGTCAGATAGTTCAAGCTCATCATTGATTTCTATATCAAGGATAATATTAAGAACTTGATAGAACCTTTTTCTTGTCGCTGTAAAGTCGTTGAATGCCATTAATGACTCAGCATACTCCTTGGCCTCTAAGTGGTTTTCAAGGGCAAGATGAATCAGGCATTTTAGTTCTCCGATAGTTAATTGACCCCAAGGAGAGTTCTCATCAAAGCTAATACCAATCAGTTCAGAAATTGGCATATTATCATCAAGTTCACTCTCATCAAGATTAGAAAGAAGTTTTTTTAGCTGTCTTCTTTCAAGCCGATGGATATTAAGAATATCTTCACGATAAGTAAGGGCCTGATTATTATTATCCCAAATGAGGTCTTCGCTAAGGTAGATTTCTGAATATTCAGGCACAAGAATACGACAAGCCTTGCAGCCAAGCTCTTCATAGTCTGCGATGTATACTTCTTTACCTAACTCTTCAAGAATTCCCATGAGGTAATTAAACTCTTGTTCAGTATTTCCAGAGAAATCCCAATCTGAAAATTCATAATCAGCTGTTTCGCTAAAAAATTTCCAAGAGACCACTCCTGTTGAATCGATAAAGTGATCAATAATATTATTATGCTCTCTAACCGCAAATTCATTGAATGTTGGAGGCATAATATCGTTTAATCCCTCAAAGCTTCGGCCTTGTAAAAGCTCTGTCAGGCTTCGCTCGAGCGCCACTTCAAACTTTGGGTGTGCACCAAAAGAAGCAAATACACCACCGTTACGTGGGTTCATTAAAGTTACACACATCACAGGAAATCGTCCTCCAAGGGAAGCGTCTTTTACGAGCACTGGGTAGCCTTGTTCTTCTAATTTTTCGATTCCTTCAAGTATTGTTGGGTATCTTTGAAGTACACTCTTTGGTACATCTGGAAGAGTAATTTCATCCATGATGATTTCGTTCTTTACTGCTCTTTCAAAAATTTCTGAGAGACACTGTACACGTGCCTCATAGATTGTATTTCCCGCACTCATTCCATTACTCACATAGAGGTTTCCAATTAGGTTAACAGGGATATAAACTTTTTCCTTATCTGACCAACGAGTATATGGAAGAGCACATATTCCGCGCTCTTTATTTCCTGAGTTTGTATCGACAAGATTTGAAGCAGCAAGCTCTCCGTCATTGCCATAAGCATTTAATAAAGTTTCATCCATTAATCCTTCTGGAATTGAATCATCAGCTGGAATTTTAAACCACTTCTCGTCTTGGTAGTGAACGAAGTCACCGTTAGCGATTTCTTCTCCTAGGTAGTAGTCATTGTAGAAATAGTTATTACTAATTCTTTCAAGATACTCACCAAGCGCAGATGCCAGGGCCGCATCTTTCGTTGCACCCTTTCCATTTGTGTAGCACATAGGAGAGTCAGCATCACGAATATGAACAGACCAAACGTGAGGAACAGGATTTCTCCACGAGGCTACTTCGATTTTTATTCCAAGTCCCGAAATAAGAGATGTCATCTTTTGGATTGTTTCTTCTAATGAGCAATCCTTTCCAAGAATCATTGTTCTTGCATCTGGATTAGTTCCCGGGTCATACATTAGACCTGCGTCAGTACCAAGGACATCTTTTGGATTGATTTTAAATTCTGGAGAATTTTGAATTACTTTCTTAACCGTACAGCGATCCATGGCGCGAAGAATTCCTTCACGATCTTTTTCTGAGATACTTGCAGGTAATTCAATTTGTATATCAAAAATTTGATTGTAGCGATTTTCTGGATCGATAATATTGTTTTGGCTCACACGAATATCTTCTGTCGGAATATCACGCGAGACACAGTAAACTTTAACAAAGTAAGCCGCACATAGAGCAGAAGAGGCGAGGAAGTAGTCAAATGGACTTGGCGCCGTCCCATCGCCTTTGTATCGGATAGGTTGATCGGTTGTTATTTTGAAGTCGTCGAAACTAGCTTCAAGCCTGAGATTATCGAGGAATTTTACATTTACTTGCATGGCAGTTATTTATCATAAAGCACATGGTTTTAATAACTTAACTTCTCGTAATATAAAATTTATAATAATGTAGATATTATTTATTAAATAAGGAGTTTTCATGAAGAAATTAATCATGTTGCTGGCACTGCTGCCATTTCTTACTTTTGGATATAGTGACCCAGATGCAAAGACATTAATGGAAGAATATCAAAGATTTCGTACACTTGTATCAACAATGAAGCCAGATCACCTCGTTGGCGGTTGGTATAAGGCTAAAGAATATGATGGGATGACACTAATGTGGAATCTTGGTGATGAGATTACTGATCGCGAGGTTATCAGATTTTTTAGAAAGAAATATGATGGATCGATTTTTGCTGTTACCTATCACAGATCAGATTATATCGTTGATGGTCGTATCGTTCTAAGACGTTTTGTGGGACCTGAGCCAACGGGTTGGGTAAATCATACAATTGATTACGAAACAGGTGAAGAGCTTGGGTCTCAAGGTTGGTGGCCGACGCTTGATAAGAGTGATGAAGCATTCCTAAATGAATGGAAGATCTTTCACTAAGAAATTTATTACTCCTAAGGTAAGCCCAAACAGAACAAGCTTGAACGAGCTTATCTTAGGAAACTTGTAGTTAATCCCTGCACATACTACTAATGTTATTATACCCACACTATTATTTAATGATACCTTCGCAAGTGGATAGAGGGCAAAGAGCATTAAACCTATAACCCCTGCATTAACAGAGTCTAAGATGAGTGATAGATTTTTTGACTCTCGCATCCTTGGTATGAGTGGATTTAAGATAAGAACAAAAATGAATGAAGGCAGAAAAATTCCAATCGTCGAAACGAGCGCTCCTTGAAAACCACCTAACAAAAAACCAATGAAAGTCGCAGTAGATAGCACAGGGCCAGGAGTAAATTGCCCAATGGCGATGGCATCTGCGATTTGTAGATTAGTGAGCCAAGCTCGTTTTACCACTAATTCATCTTGAAGATAAGCTATTAAGACATATCCACTTCCAAAAAGAATTGAACCAATTTTGGTAAAGATCCAAAAGATAGCAGATATGGAAACACTTTTCTGTGTGAAATTATTCTTGAGCTTGAAATAGGCAAATGCCACAGCTGTTGAGATTAAGAGTGCAATGATTTCACCAGTTCCGATTAAGGATAAGGTAATCACAACTAAGGCAATGAGGATATATTCGTTACTCTTAATCGCCTTTGGCCAAAGCTTTGTGACCGCTTGAAATATAAGAATTAAAACTACTGGCTTCACTCCTACAAGGTAATGTTCAAAGTTAGGTATTGTACTGGCAAGCGTGTAAAAGTAGGCAAGAACTCCGGTAAGTAGACAGGCCGGTATAATAAATGTGAGACCTGCTGTAAGTAGTCCGAGCTTTTGTCCCCTTTGATGCCCGCAATGTAAGACCATCTCTGTTGAATTTGGACCCGGTATAAGTGCAGTTGCGGCCATGAGATCCAAAAAATGTTCTTCAGTCATCCATTTCCTATCCACAACTACTTCTCGATGAATCATTGCTATATGTGCTGCTGGACCGCCAAAAGCGATAAAACCAAGTTTTAAAAAGAGTTTTCCTATTTCGAATAGTGTCTTCATTGAATGATCCTTGCAGATAGTGCAATCATCAGTTGAGCACTAAAATAAGTCGTCATAATCAGAAATATAAATATCTTCTTAGTTGTCTTAAATTTATC contains:
- a CDS encoding SCO family protein, yielding MLGNLKYLLFAMTLIGGISFSILKLEPGRDFNPNSYSLTTPTGQITLDELRKKEQLVILYFGFLTCPEACPTTLSLMSRVFKELTQEEKDRITFLFIGVDPERDSLEDMTTYAHYFDKKITPVMIPLQDLQNFTYKFGISVYKMPIESSMAYTIDHTTDMIIISPKGEILPSIQHGQPKVVVLDKLKTILNAYGAKK
- a CDS encoding HAD family phosphatase, translating into MKLLNFDLNSYDALLFDLDGTVVDSVEIHDQAWVDTFRDYGVTVDFDFLKKTTGMASTRIVRIVNETFKVQLDPNKLATEKRNRYLQNLPNVKLIDPVVSILKNYYGKTPMAAITGGSHQVVDMLLPKLGIDHFFQAVVCSDDTEKGKDSTEPYELACKSLGVQMNKCLFLDDGDIGLTGAKLAGMDTILVDIHHPDIFLYATI
- a CDS encoding helix-turn-helix transcriptional regulator, which gives rise to MKKIDKIPLDQIMKALGDPIRLSVIKQLLNAENQEMTCGSFEYCVQKATFSHHIKILKDAHILCERIEGVKKYLSINSDVYNSYPEILEAIRKTRCK
- a CDS encoding MFS transporter produces the protein MFLLALTVGALAANLYYAQPIIALIADSVGFSVSASGLIVTLIQAGYGVGVLLLVPLGDIMEVKKLVLSMIVVTIFGVIGLAFAGDIYSYLLAALVTGLGASAAQVVVPYTSHLVEPQRRGQVVGTLMSGLMIGIMLSRPLSSYLTDLFSWHTIFIVSAVIMVLVMIALATVMPKKYPDKKDLKYRNLLTSMYHIYKTEKILRRRSIYQASMFSAFCIFWTASPLYLMGSDMGFTQTEIAIFALAGVAGAIVAPLSGKVADRGHISMGTVVAMSSASLAFLLGHLHFADRNIVFGLLVFCAILLDAGVTANLVLGQRVIFSLPAEIRSRVNGLHVATIFIGGAIGSALGAWSFVKGGWPLTSMVGFSLPVIGLLYFLTESKILKEEIKHKLAHN
- a CDS encoding alkene reductase translates to MSQLFTKLKLGDLELKNRIIMAPLTRARAGVERTPNDLMAKYYAQRADAGLILTEATSIVPMGVGYADTPGIWNEQQVDGWKKVTKAVHDKGGKIFMQLWHVGRISHSSFLGGELPVAPSAIKPSGHVSLIRPITEYETPRALETEEIKEIVKAYEVAANNAKDAGFDGVEIHAANGYLLDQFLQDSTNKREDEYGGSLENRARLLLEATDAAISVWGADRVGVHLAPRCDSHDMGDSNPLETFGYVVKELDKRNIAFIFTREHQAEDSISPKLRELFKGVFIANEKFTKESAEQAIESGLADAVSFGVPFICNPDLVKRFETGAKLNEPVYDTFYAKGELGYTDYPEL
- a CDS encoding DUF962 domain-containing protein — its product is MEKQYKNFKEFYPFYLSQHENKICRVLHFVGSTVVLVILVFAISTQTYKALFSLPIAGYGFAWVGHFFFEKNRPATFTYPVYSLIGDWVMYYQLLTRKINF
- a CDS encoding OsmC domain/YcaO domain-containing protein; the protein is MQVNVKFLDNLRLEASFDDFKITTDQPIRYKGDGTAPSPFDYFLASSALCAAYFVKVYCVSRDIPTEDIRVSQNNIIDPENRYNQIFDIQIELPASISEKDREGILRAMDRCTVKKVIQNSPEFKINPKDVLGTDAGLMYDPGTNPDARTMILGKDCSLEETIQKMTSLISGLGIKIEVASWRNPVPHVWSVHIRDADSPMCYTNGKGATKDAALASALGEYLERISNNYFYNDYYLGEEIANGDFVHYQDEKWFKIPADDSIPEGLMDETLLNAYGNDGELAASNLVDTNSGNKERGICALPYTRWSDKEKVYIPVNLIGNLYVSNGMSAGNTIYEARVQCLSEIFERAVKNEIIMDEITLPDVPKSVLQRYPTILEGIEKLEEQGYPVLVKDASLGGRFPVMCVTLMNPRNGGVFASFGAHPKFEVALERSLTELLQGRSFEGLNDIMPPTFNEFAVREHNNIIDHFIDSTGVVSWKFFSETADYEFSDWDFSGNTEQEFNYLMGILEELGKEVYIADYEELGCKACRILVPEYSEIYLSEDLIWDNNNQALTYREDILNIHRLERRQLKKLLSNLDESELDDNMPISELIGISFDENSPWGQLTIGELKCLIHLALENHLEAKEYAESLMAFNDFTATRKRFYQVLNIILDIEINDELELSDYLPNLTRMFGAEVISNTTKSVSGEIKFFGLTETNMKLEGLEKHQMLIDSYKKLQVARRNYVKM
- a CDS encoding chromate transporter produces the protein MKTLFEIGKLFLKLGFIAFGGPAAHIAMIHREVVVDRKWMTEEHFLDLMAATALIPGPNSTEMVLHCGHQRGQKLGLLTAGLTFIIPACLLTGVLAYFYTLASTIPNFEHYLVGVKPVVLILIFQAVTKLWPKAIKSNEYILIALVVITLSLIGTGEIIALLISTAVAFAYFKLKNNFTQKSVSISAIFWIFTKIGSILFGSGYVLIAYLQDELVVKRAWLTNLQIADAIAIGQFTPGPVLSTATFIGFLLGGFQGALVSTIGIFLPSFIFVLILNPLIPRMRESKNLSLILDSVNAGVIGLMLFALYPLAKVSLNNSVGIITLVVCAGINYKFPKISSFKLVLFGLTLGVINFLVKDLPFI